The Metallosphaera hakonensis JCM 8857 = DSM 7519 genome includes the window CTTCTAGAACCTAGCAAGACGGCGGTGATAGTTGTGGATATGCAAAACGACTTTGTAAGGAAGGAAGGTAAACTATACGTTCCTCAAGCGGAAAGTACTCTGGCCCCTATTAAGCGAATCCTTAAAAGGGCTAGAGACGCAGGAGCTCACGTTATATATACTCAAGACTGGCACATGAAAGATGACCCAGAGTTCAAGATTTGGGGAGAACATGCTGTTGCTGGCTCTTGGGGCGCAGAAATTGTGGAGGAGTTAATCCCTGAGAAGGATGACTATATAGTAAAGAAATTGAGATATGATGCCTTCTTTGGCACATCTCTAGACTATTATCTCAACGTAAAAGAGATAAAGAACTTAGTCGTTGTTGGTACAGTGGCCAATATCTGTGTTTTGCATACTACTGGTAGCGCAGCCCTCAGATGGTATAACGTTATAATGCCTCTTGATGGTATATCAGCTATCACTGAGTTCGACTTCTATTCAACGCTCAGGCAAGTTGACTTCCTATATAAGGGAAAAATAACAGCCTCGGATGGAATCACTTTTAAGTGAGATGAAGATAACACTATGTAGGGAACATTGGATTATTACGCTATAGTTCACAATGATTTTGATGGGACAGCATCAGCCTCGGTTTACGCTAGGGCGGTCTCGTCTTTACCAAAGAACGTTTGGTTCACGGAGCCAACAAAACTCCATGAGGTCCTGTCTAAGCTTGAACTGAGAGGAGTCAACACCATAATGATAGGAGACTTGGGATTAAATGAGTCAACGTTCTCTTCCATTATTGAGGCACTCAAGAGGCTTAGGGATGAAGGGGCAACGGTACAATGGTTTGATCATCATGTTTGGAAAGATGAATGGAAAAGCAAGTTGAAAGAACTGGGAGTGGAGGTTTATCATGACGTAACTACCTGCGGAGCTGGGGTTGTAAATAAGGTAATGAACCCCAACGATGAAGTGTCAAAGAAACTTGCCTCAGCTGATTGCTCCGTGGACATATGGCTTCACGATGACCCCCTTGGAGAGAAATTAAGAAGAATAGTTGAGAACGACAGAAGCTTCGAGTGGAAAAGAAAACTAATCGAAGTTTTCTATAACGGAACCCTCTGGAATGAGGAGTTTCAGAAGATCCTTGAAAAAAGGATCAATGAGGAACTTGATGGTTATCGGAAAATCTGGAAGTATGTGAAGGTCCTGGAAGTGGAAGGGGTGAAAATTGTAGTAGCTATAAGGTGGAAAGGACCTCCAGATATAAGTTACGCCTCGCAATTCCTTATGACCAGAACAGGGGCAGATATTTTTGTGTCTGCTAATGGTAAGGCAATCTCGTTTAGGAGCAATGTTATTGACATTAGAAGATTTGCAGTAAGTCTAGGAGGAGGTGGGCATCCATTGGCAGCTGGGGCTTCGTTAAGGATTCCTCTAGCTTATAGAATCCTGCGTAAGTTTGGGATCAGGGGTCCTGTGATAGATTGGGTCTCGAAAGTCGTCGTTGATGTAATTAAGAAGGAAGGAATAGTGAGATATGAAAGGAAGAATATTCACTAGCGACTAATAAAAGTTATAATTCTCAATTTATAGCGACAACAATTTAACTCTCCGCGAGTTCATATGGTTTGGTGACAAAATGGTCAAAACATATCAGAAGTTTCCGGACGTTCAGGTAATGACTACGGCAGGTCCAATCGATTTTTATAAGGATGTCTTCGGTAAGGGTAAATGGCTCTTTCTCTTTGCTCACCCTGCAGACTTTACACCTGTTTGCACCACTGAATTCGCTGAGTTCGCCAAGAACTATCCAGAGTTCGAGAAACTTGGAGTTCAATTGGTCGGGCTTAGCGTTGATAGTATATATTCGCATATTGCGTGGTTGACTGATATCGAGCAAAGATACGGACTTAAGATACCTTTCCCTGTGATTGCTGATCCTGAGAAAAAACTAGCTAGGCTCCTGGACCTAGTAGAGGAGAGCTCCGGTCTCACTGTTAGGGGAGTATTTATTGTCGATCCCCAGGGCACAATAAGGTTCATGGCCCAATATCCAATCGAAGCAGGAAGAAATATGCAAGAGTTGATTAGGATCACTAAGGCCCTCATAGTGTCATACAAGGCTAAGGTGTCCACTCCAGTTAACTGGGAGCCAGGAAAGGAAGTTGTGGTTGGAGCTCCTACAACCTTAATGGAGGCGGAAATGAGGATGAAATTGCCCAACGCTAAGGCCTGGTACCTAATGTTTAAGAAGTACGAAGAACTCCCTCCTGATCAGAGAGTCTAATTTTTTACAAAAGTTCAAAGAAATCTAGTATATTTTATAGAAAGAGTGCATAACCCCTATACGATTTTTATTTATAAGCTTCATTTTATTCAGAATCTACGTTATATTGTTATAAAGTCACAAATCTCAATGTAAGACAATCCATATATAGAGAATCAATCCGAATTGCACCAACAATAAGGCGAAATTCGCTAAGATTGTCGGATTTGGTTTTAAACTCCCAACTGCAAAGAATTATTCTATCAATCCACACTGATTTGGTGTTCTAACTCTTTCGAATAAACCCCAAATATAAAGTTAATATCGTTTCACTGTCTTATGAGAATTAGTAGAGATCTCTCACTATCATGGTTTTAAGCTAGCGAGATAAATAAAATATTCATGGAGATTTCTGGGATTTCTGATTTACCACTTCACTATGGTAGAGTCCCTGCTTGGCTGATCCCTATAATGAGACGTCTGTCTCGTGCAATCCTAGACGTGATGCTCCTGGAATGGGGTCCAGACAAGGTAGTAGAAAGGCTTTCCAATCCCCTATGGTTCCAGGCTTTCAATAACGTAATCGGTATGGATTGGGACTCTTCTGGATCTACCACAGTTACATTGGGGATTCTCAAGGATATCGTTGTTCCTAGAATTGACGGATTAGCGGTGACCGGTGGAAAAGGAAGGAACGCGCTGAACGTTCCTAAGGAGCTCGAGGAGTTGCCTGCAAATTTCGATATCGATTCTAACAGATTAGCTAAGATGAGTAAGTTGATAGCTAAAACTGACACCACGCTATTACAGGATGGTCATGAGCTTTACCATCACTCACTTCTGGTCTCCGAGGATGGAAAGTGGTCAGTTGTACAACAGGGCATGAACCTGTCAACTAGATTTGCGAGGAGATATCATTGGGTATCGGTAAGTGATCCAATTAATGAGAAACATCAGGGAATAGCTGGGAGAAAAGTCGAGTCAGTGCTCAACGTCCACGACTCCTTGGGGGCCAAGGAAGTCATTCTTGATCTACTTAGGGAGGAACCAAGGAAAATAGAAAGACTCTATCTTCAGGCCACGTCACGGCTAAAGGGAATTTCTCTAGATGCTTGGATAAGCCTTGGAACTACTGGGGCCATATCTAAAGAGGCTAAGATGATTTACATGAAACCGGTAAACGTGAATAGAGTTATCGATGTCCTTAAGAACGTTAAGGAGTACTCACCGAGGAACATGGAAGAGGCACTTCTTCTCGGTGTGGGTCCCTCAACTGTCAGAGCTCTAAGCCTTATCTCTGACCTAATCTATACTGAACCACCCTCATATGAGGACCCAGTTAGTGTACCATATGATCCCTTCAAGTACGCCTTTGCCATTGGTGGTAAAGACGGAGTTCCCTTCCCGGTGAATAGGGAAATGGCATTTCAAGTCATAAACACACTTGAGGACTTCGTTGCGTCAGCTAAGATAGAGAAAAAAGATAAAGACATGGCTCTAAATAAGCTACGGGAGCTCAGATTTGGAGTTAAGGAAGGGACTTGAGGACATAGCGATCAAGGAGACGTCAATCACCTTCATAGACGGAGAGTTGGGTAGGCTATATTATAGGGGTTACTCTATCTTTGATCTAGCGAGTTTCTCGAATTTCGAGGAAGTAGCATACTTGATTTGGTACGGAAAACTTCCCACAAGACACGAACTGGAGGATTTTAAGTCGAGACTTGCCGAAGAAAGAGGCGTATCAGAGGACATAACCTCTTTCGTTGTTAGGACGTCGAAACAAGGAAATCCCATGGACATTTTGAGGACTGCTGTGAGTATGTTAGGATTGGAGGACAGACAGGAAGGAGATTTCATTGGGAAGGCAATAAGGATAACAGCCAAGATACCTACGATTATCTCGCTTATACAGAGGAGCAGGAATAACCAGGAGTTTCTAGAGCCAGACCTCTCATTAAGTCATGCAGAAAACTTTCTTTACATGATAAATGGAACTAAGCCTAATGCACAAGATTCGAGGGTATTGGATGTTGCCTTGATGTTGCACATGGATCATGAAATGAACGCTTCGACTATGGCTTGCCTTGTTGTAGCTTCAACGCTTTCAGATATCTACTCGTCAGTTGTGGCTGGAATATCTGCATTAAAGGGCCCCCTTCACGGAGGGGCCAACTCTGAGGCTCTGAAACAATTCATGGAAATAGGCAGTCCAGACAACGTCGAGAAGTACGTCATGGGTAAGCTTAGTTCTGGCCAGAGATTGATGGGTTTTGGACATAGGATTTACAAAAGTATGGATCCTAGGGCAAAGATACTAAAGGAATACGCTACTCGGATGGCTAAGAATGAGGAGATAAATAGGCTAATTGAAATTGCCATGAAAGTCGAGGAAGTCGGAATTAAGGTTTTGGGCAGAAGGGGGATTTACCCTAACGTAGATTTCTACTCAGGTCTAGTCTTTTATTCTTTGGGTTTCGAACAGGATCTATTCCCCACCATATTTGCATCGGCAAGAGTAATTGGTTGGACGGCACACATTGATGAATACTTGAAAGACAACAAACTGATCAGACCGAAGGCGATTTATGTGGGAGATCTGGGTAAAAGATACGTACCGATTGATGAACGATAAACGATTTTATACTCTTATGGAGATTATTGATCTTAATGATTAAATTCACTATTAACAAGGAAGAGGTATTGTTCGAGAAAACGGTCGAAATTGCGAAGAGTATAAATGACGCTATAGCTCGTCTGAACGAGTTGGTGAGAAAGATAGTAAAAGGTGACAGAGAAGGGGCAATGTCGGAAGTTATTAGAATAAAGGCGATCTACGAGAGAGTTGCCATGACAAGGGAAGAAGTAGTGTCGATGCTATATGGAGAGGCCTTCTTACCTGACTTTAAGGAGTCAATGATGATGCTTAATCAAGCGCTTTACAATACCATAAAAGCGATCAAGGATTCAGGGAGAGCGATATCGTCCAGGAAGCCCAATGAGGAGTTGCTGAGAACGTTAAGCGATGGACTCCTAACCTATTTATCTACTATAATCGAGGCTGGTGAGAGATTGATAGCTATGGTCTCCACGATGAAGAGTGATATGAAAGAAGCTATTAAGATAGGTAAGGAAATACAGCTACTAGAAAGAAACGGAGACGATATAAAGGACGTTCTAATCCAAAGGCTCTATGACGCGGAGAGTGTTGCTGACGTTATTAGCGTTTTACAGTTTAAAGATGTAATAATATTCATGGATGACATTCTAGATTACATGGAAGAGGCTACATTGAGCATTGAAACACTTTACGCTACTTTAAAGGCATGAACTTTTAGGAAATTATTATAATAACGTTATATTCTAAATCATTGTAAGGAAATGGGGCCCTTTGGCATTTCTAACTACTCTTGAAATTTATTACTTGTTTATAAAAATTTGATTGTAATTGAAAGGTTATTATGGATTTTCCTCTTGGATTATTGCTGGGGCGATGTAATCTTTTTAATGAACCTAGCTTTCCTCATTAGCATTATTTTATTAATTGATGGTGGTATTACTAATTCATCAACCCATACTATTGAATCTATGAACTTTTCAAGTGTATCCTCATCTAAATCAGGAAGGACAAGTTTACCTATGTTTCTGAAAGATATAGGTTTTCCTGCAGATACTATTTCTGCCTTAAAAACAGTGATCTCTCCCACGTTGGAAATCACAAACAGGTTCTTTCTAGATTCATTGAAGCCATCTAAGAAAGCTTTACTAGTACTCTTTATGTTGTCTTTAACGTTATATGTGATCATTTCGGCCTCCGATATCACATTCAGGAATTCTCCTATTGCCTGGTTAGTGATTTCTCCTACAGTTTTCCCAGTATCATGAGCTAGCTTCACTAATCTATCATAGAGGGAAGAATCCACTCCGCGAATTGTTACAGTCCTGTTCTGCTTATTTTCCGAGTTATCTGAGTTGGACATGTTTACATGTTTTCCTGAAAACATATAAACCTTTCTGTCCGTCGTCTCATGATTAATTTTGGGACGATTCAAGTCTTCTCCCGAATTCAGTCTATTTGGAGAAATAGAATGAATTAAATTCAACAGCCTCTATTAACTGAGTTGGGAATTGACGCTTTGCAGTTCCCTTTATTTGATCTATTATAGCCATAATTACAATTAGTAATAGACCACTGAATCGCTTTAGGGCTCATTTTAGATGAAATCTCTTCTACATTTGGTACTTATAGAAAAATCGGTCCTTGCTGAAATTGCCACGAATCTCTTTGGCGTTCATTCTGTGCTTTATCAGAATAACGTGGTTGGACTCTCCGCTCTGCACCTGTATAGCAACTAAAGACCCAAAATGCTCTTTAGAACTCCAAATGCAGCAAGAGATGATATGATGGCGATTATTGGTGAAGTGAGCCAGCCCCTGGTCACCTGTTTCAATTGGTTCTTAACGTCTGGTCCGTAGCTTCTGAAACTTAGACCAAGTATACCCCCCATCGTAGTTTGAGTTATTGAAATAGGAACACCTAGCAGTGTAAATACCTCAGATATTATATCACTACCCAATAGGGCCGACGTCGCACTCAAATATCCCATCCTAGTGATTCTAAAACCTACAACTATCGATGCTTTTTTTGAACTGAAATATATTCCCAACGATGCTGCTAGAGCATATAGCGGAAAGACCAAATAAGCGGGCTCAGATAAAAGACCCTCAGAGGTTATTATGCCAACCGCATTGGCACCAGTCACGAACGATGTGAAAATCGAAGACGACACTATGAGTGCTTTATATATTTTCATTTCTCTTATGATTTTTTTCTCTTTTGCCGTTATTTTTACTAGAACGAAATAGAGAAATAGTGAAGATATAATTGCCAAAAATGGTGAAAAAAGCCAGGAGACAACAGTGAACCAAAACTTAGACCAGTCTAACTCTAGCTCCCTTGATAGAAGTACCAAAATTGCTAAAGACGGATAAATCATTTGGCTCAAAGAGGAGGGAATTCCTGCCCTATTGAGATAATAAAAAGAAATCACAGAGGCAAGGAAAACAGAAAACACCGCGATACTTAGGTAAGGTTGACCACCCATCACTGTGCCACGAACGCTGTTCTGTAAGGAAATTCCTCCCACAGAAACTCCAAGAAACATACTAATCGAACTCAACAGATAAGAATATTTCCTTTTCATGGAGTTGGTGGATATTAATATCCCAAGGGAAGTAGCTGAGTTATTTCCTCCCACAACAAAAGATGAAATTAGACCTACAAGAAAAAGCCCTATTCCAATCAAATTCATGTTCCATTCTTACCTTTACCGTTCTTGATGGCGTTAATATAGTATAGTACTACCCATCTCATGTATTCACTTCTAGTCTGAATATTCCTCTTCCCCATATCTTCATCGATTCTCTGAAGGAGATTCTCGTCCATCTTAATTGTTATAGTTTTTGTTTCCTTGCTTATCATGTCCAACTCTATAATAGGTTTGGAATCATCCACGGCTTTCATAGATGAGGCCCATCATTATGTGATACTCTTAATAGTTAAGCCTTTCTGATACATTATCTTTTGAATGATTTAAATATCATCACGTAACTTATTATGAATTATGTACACGATATGGCCTAGAAGGAATGTATAGTGATCACACAGTTATGTTCGTAATAAAATTTTAATTTAATATTTCTTCAATTCAACTTTTCAATTTCAAGTGCAGTTAGTTTGTAGGCTTCTATAGCTTAGAGGGTATTGAAGCAATTTTCAATATACTTGAATTATAGGCTCTCTTTCAGCCGTATGTTTCGACTAGATATTTTCAAATAAACCGAGAAGCCATGGGCTCACTTATTTGTAGTAAATAGAGACGATGTTAGATGGGTGCATATCGTTAAATAGACACATAGCGTATGCATTAGGTCTTATCCTTAAGACGATATCCTTTAAACGTTCGCAATAATTTGTCTCTGGATTTATTACCGCCATAATTCCAACAACAGACTTTGGGAGAGCTGTATTTAGAACTGCATCTATACTCGATAACATTTTTACAGGAAGGACAACTTTTCTTTCAAATCCCTGACTGAGCAAAGCACTTTTGATATGATCCGGTAGCTGTATTGTTGGCATTGCCACATCACGTTATAATATATCGGCCAGATGCTTTAAACTTTTCTTAACAGGATGATCTAAATTCTAGAAGATGAATATTACATCTTCTATGTTCTGAAACGATAAAGAGTCTATATGTTAGCCTGGTTGATTTTTTGAGTGTATCCTCTGGACTTATGGACAGACCCTTACATTAGTGTTCAGAAAAGGGGAAGAACCACCTTCGGTTTTTCCTAAATTACTAAAGTCTCACAATAGCATAATTGGTGGCCAAATACATCAAAAATAACGGAATCACTAGAATCTCTGAAATGTCAGATATGGCTTCTAAGATCCAGAGAGACGCCAAAGAGAATAACAATGAAGATAGAATAAACTTAAGATGCGGTAGCCTTATTCGTGCAATCTGATTTTTGAGAAGGGCAGTAAGTCCTAACACTAATATTGCTGAAATTCCCGTACCAATCAGAGTCGAAGAATAACTTTGGGGTATTAGGGCCAGAGCTACCAAGGCATCTTCAAGGGCTTCGGTTACAGCTACAACGAAAACCACGCCTAGTCCCTCCTTCTCCTCATGACTCTTCTTGATTTTCTTGAAAGATCTCCTTGCACTTCTTATGAGTCTGTAACCGAAATAAGCTAAAATCACTGCCCCCGCAACGAGAACGTAACGAATCGGTAAGAGCTCAATATATCTTCCGAAGGTAAACGTTGGAACCAAAACGACAAGAACACCAAAGGTTCCATAGATATAGGGAATCCAGGACTTATACGCACCA containing:
- a CDS encoding cysteine hydrolase family protein, whose protein sequence is MKKLLETPDIPISQNVLLEPSKTAVIVVDMQNDFVRKEGKLYVPQAESTLAPIKRILKRARDAGAHVIYTQDWHMKDDPEFKIWGEHAVAGSWGAEIVEELIPEKDDYIVKKLRYDAFFGTSLDYYLNVKEIKNLVVVGTVANICVLHTTGSAALRWYNVIMPLDGISAITEFDFYSTLRQVDFLYKGKITASDGITFK
- a CDS encoding inorganic phosphate transporter; protein product: MNLIGIGLFLVGLISSFVVGGNNSATSLGILISTNSMKRKYSYLLSSISMFLGVSVGGISLQNSVRGTVMGGQPYLSIAVFSVFLASVISFYYLNRAGIPSSLSQMIYPSLAILVLLSRELELDWSKFWFTVVSWLFSPFLAIISSLFLYFVLVKITAKEKKIIREMKIYKALIVSSSIFTSFVTGANAVGIITSEGLLSEPAYLVFPLYALAASLGIYFSSKKASIVVGFRITRMGYLSATSALLGSDIISEVFTLLGVPISITQTTMGGILGLSFRSYGPDVKNQLKQVTRGWLTSPIIAIISSLAAFGVLKSILGL
- a CDS encoding ribbon-helix-helix domain-containing protein is translated as MKAVDDSKPIIELDMISKETKTITIKMDENLLQRIDEDMGKRNIQTRSEYMRWVVLYYINAIKNGKGKNGT
- a CDS encoding DHH family phosphoesterase, which encodes MDYYAIVHNDFDGTASASVYARAVSSLPKNVWFTEPTKLHEVLSKLELRGVNTIMIGDLGLNESTFSSIIEALKRLRDEGATVQWFDHHVWKDEWKSKLKELGVEVYHDVTTCGAGVVNKVMNPNDEVSKKLASADCSVDIWLHDDPLGEKLRRIVENDRSFEWKRKLIEVFYNGTLWNEEFQKILEKRINEELDGYRKIWKYVKVLEVEGVKIVVAIRWKGPPDISYASQFLMTRTGADIFVSANGKAISFRSNVIDIRRFAVSLGGGGHPLAAGASLRIPLAYRILRKFGIRGPVIDWVSKVVVDVIKKEGIVRYERKNIH
- a CDS encoding peroxiredoxin — its product is MVKTYQKFPDVQVMTTAGPIDFYKDVFGKGKWLFLFAHPADFTPVCTTEFAEFAKNYPEFEKLGVQLVGLSVDSIYSHIAWLTDIEQRYGLKIPFPVIADPEKKLARLLDLVEESSGLTVRGVFIVDPQGTIRFMAQYPIEAGRNMQELIRITKALIVSYKAKVSTPVNWEPGKEVVVGAPTTLMEAEMRMKLPNAKAWYLMFKKYEELPPDQRV
- a CDS encoding citrate synthase/methylcitrate synthase → MELRKGLEDIAIKETSITFIDGELGRLYYRGYSIFDLASFSNFEEVAYLIWYGKLPTRHELEDFKSRLAEERGVSEDITSFVVRTSKQGNPMDILRTAVSMLGLEDRQEGDFIGKAIRITAKIPTIISLIQRSRNNQEFLEPDLSLSHAENFLYMINGTKPNAQDSRVLDVALMLHMDHEMNASTMACLVVASTLSDIYSSVVAGISALKGPLHGGANSEALKQFMEIGSPDNVEKYVMGKLSSGQRLMGFGHRIYKSMDPRAKILKEYATRMAKNEEINRLIEIAMKVEEVGIKVLGRRGIYPNVDFYSGLVFYSLGFEQDLFPTIFASARVIGWTAHIDEYLKDNKLIRPKAIYVGDLGKRYVPIDER
- a CDS encoding DUF47 domain-containing protein codes for the protein MIKFTINKEEVLFEKTVEIAKSINDAIARLNELVRKIVKGDREGAMSEVIRIKAIYERVAMTREEVVSMLYGEAFLPDFKESMMMLNQALYNTIKAIKDSGRAISSRKPNEELLRTLSDGLLTYLSTIIEAGERLIAMVSTMKSDMKEAIKIGKEIQLLERNGDDIKDVLIQRLYDAESVADVISVLQFKDVIIFMDDILDYMEEATLSIETLYATLKA
- a CDS encoding DUF763 domain-containing protein — encoded protein: MEISGISDLPLHYGRVPAWLIPIMRRLSRAILDVMLLEWGPDKVVERLSNPLWFQAFNNVIGMDWDSSGSTTVTLGILKDIVVPRIDGLAVTGGKGRNALNVPKELEELPANFDIDSNRLAKMSKLIAKTDTTLLQDGHELYHHSLLVSEDGKWSVVQQGMNLSTRFARRYHWVSVSDPINEKHQGIAGRKVESVLNVHDSLGAKEVILDLLREEPRKIERLYLQATSRLKGISLDAWISLGTTGAISKEAKMIYMKPVNVNRVIDVLKNVKEYSPRNMEEALLLGVGPSTVRALSLISDLIYTEPPSYEDPVSVPYDPFKYAFAIGGKDGVPFPVNREMAFQVINTLEDFVASAKIEKKDKDMALNKLRELRFGVKEGT